In one window of Massilibacterium senegalense DNA:
- a CDS encoding sporulation YhaL family protein, with product MDLPLWIYVVMFGIIFSGFMVIKTAKDEQEIEEKFIEKEGEAFLNRVRKEHQQKIHEWTEQERS from the coding sequence ATGGACTTGCCACTTTGGATTTATGTCGTGATGTTTGGCATTATTTTTAGTGGATTTATGGTGATTAAAACGGCAAAAGATGAACAAGAAATAGAAGAGAAGTTTATTGAAAAAGAGGGAGAGGCTTTTTTAAATCGGGTTCGAAAAGAACACCAACAAAAAATACACGAGTGGACAGAACAAGAAAGGTCCTAA